Sequence from the Corallococcus sp. EGB genome:
GTAGCGGCGGGCGGCGGGCTTGCCGTCGATCTCCAGGGCGCGCGTGTGCGTCTCGTCCACCTTGGTGATGGTGAGCCGCTCGCCGGTGGGCACGTACCAGTGCGAGCGCAGCGCGGCCCAGGGGGCGTTCGTCTTGAACAGGGCCACCAGCACGCCGTCGCCGGCGACCTCACCATCCACGTGGATGAGCGCGGACTGGCGCGCGGGGTCCGTCTCTGAATCGCTGGCGCCGCCGCCCACGAGCACCAGGGTCTGGTTCTTCTCCAGGATGCCCAGCAGCAGCTCTTCCTTCTTGTAGCGGAAGCCGTCGTCAATCACGAGGCCCACGTACCGGCGCGCGTCCAGGTCCTGCTGGCGCACGCCCAGCTCCTCGCACGCGCGCTTGATGGCCATGGCGCCCGCGGCGATGGCGTCCCCGGTCAGGCCTGAGCCCAGGCCCAGGCCCACCTCGAAGTCACCGGAGAGCGCGCCCAGCACCACGCTGTTCTCGTGGATGCCGTTGTTGTCCAGCTCGCCGGCGGTGGTGGCGCCCACCAGCCGGGTGTCCTTGGGCAGCCGCTCGCGCACCGCGCGGTTGAGCGCGCGCTGGTCGCGCTGCCGCGACGCGAACAGCGTGACCAGCTTCGGCGCGGGGCCGTGCAACTGGCGCAGGAGGTCCTCCGCGACGGCGACCGGATCCGTAAGGGTGGAGCGAGCCGTCTGCATCTTCACATGCGCCATGGAGGACCTCCGTGCGAACTGGCGGCGGCTAGAAGCCGCTGCCGGGGTGTGTCTTGTGGCAGCTGCCGGTGCACTGCTGGAACGACTCGCGGCCCCCGCCGACGTACATGCTCTCGATGGGGCCGAACTTCGCCACGTGGCTGTCCGGGTAGCTCTTGTGGCACGACAGGCAGGCGGCCTTGCTGGTGCGCTGCGTGGTCTCCTGCTTCAGGTGGCAGGAAGTGCACTTCTCCAGGGGCGCGTCGAAGCGGTTGGAGCGCGAGTGGATGAAGTGCGTGCGCACGAAGATGGGACCTTCCAGTTCGAAGCCCAGCGGAGCATGGCACGACGCGCACGCGGCGCGGTTGTCGTTCGCATGCAGGACCTCGCTCAGCTCGCCGCCCTTGCTGTGGCAGGTGTTGCACGGACCCGTGGTCAGCACCGCGTCCGTGTGGGTCTTCGTCCCCACCTGGATTTCGATGGTGCGCGACGCCGGCCGGTCCTCGCCCATGTACGCGCGGCGCGCCTTGGCGGTCACCAGGTAGGTGCCGGGCTTCGCGTCCGCGGGCAGGTGGTAGGTCCAGGTGTCGCTCACGGGGGCGTCCCAGCGGCCCTCGGTGGGGAAGAAGGCGCCGCCGAAGAGCTTGTTGGCGGGGGGGAAGGTCATGAACTGCGCATAGACGCCGTCGCGCGCCGGAGTGGCGATGGTCTGCACGTCCTGCGAGTCATCCAGGAAGGCCTCCAGGTCGACGATGCTCCGGATGGGCTGGATGTCCTGCGCCGGCCCGATGAGCTGCGTCATCATCATCCGTTCCTGGTGCTTGCGGCGATAGTAGGTCGTCGTGGGGTTGAAGAAGGCCTGATAGTACTGGATCCCCGCCGGGCTGCCGGGAGCGCCCGGAGGTGCGACCTCATTGTAGGTTGGGAGGCGCCCGGGCTTGTGCAGGGCCTTGCCCTTGCCGTCCTTCAGGGTCATCTGGAAGGTGACGTCCGACCCGGGGGCGTACGTGCCGTCCTTGCGGGGCGCCGTCAGGGGCTTGATGTCGATGGCGAAGCCGTAGTCGTACTCCGGCTTGGAGACCTGGGTGACCGGGATGTAGTACGGGGCGAACGGGCGCAGGCTCCAGCGCAGGCGCAGCCCCACCGTGCGGGAGTTGAAGGTGAGGGTCTGCTTCTTCGCGTGGGCGTACGCGTTGCGCAGCTCCACCAGGGCCTCTTCCTCGTAGGCCCGGGCGCCGTCGCAGTCCGTGAGCGAGCGGCAGTCGCGCGTCCACTGGATGGCGCGCATGCGGCGGATGAAGAAGTCGTCCGTCTCCGTGCGGCGGGTGTCGTCCGTGCCGATGTTCAACAGCACCGGCGCGCCCGTCAGCAGGCCGAGCGCGTCCACCGGCTCCACCGTGAAGAGGCTGGGCGCCTTCATCCATGCCGCGTCCCGGTAGAAGCGGCGGCGGGTGAAGGTGCCGTCCGCGTTGGCCAGGCCCACGAACTCCTGGTCCGCCAGGCGCACGCCGTTCCAGCCAATGACCAGGAAGTCGCTGTTCTGGCGCAGGCCGTCCACGCCCTCGTCCTTGGACGCGGTGATGGAGGCGCGCAGGTCAATCTGGTTCACCCAGAAGGTCTGCCCCGCCTTCACCTTGATGGGCACGCCCTTGCCGTTGTCCACCTCCAGCGCCAGGCCCACCGGCGCGGAGGACGACCCGCCGTTGCCGCCGCCCAGGAGGTCTCCCAGCGACAGCGCCTCGCCCTGGACCGCCAGCTCCGGCTCCTGGACGGAGGGGGCCACCGCCTCCGCGGACTCCGGACCACCGCACGCCACCGTCAGGCTGGCCAGCGTTGCCACCAGGCTCGCGCGGCCCGCCATGAACAGGCGGGGGGAAGTACGAGAACACCGCTCCCGAATCGTGAAAGTTCCACCCATGAGGGGACTCCTCCGAACGCGTATGTGCGGACGGCTGCCGGAGCAGCGTCGCGGCCAAAGAACCCCGGGGTGCCCTGGCGTCGGGGGGACGCTGGCGGAGGGGTCATGTCCAAATCCGGCATTCACCGGAAATGAACAGTTCTAGCCGTACGGAGAATATCCATAATCAACAGACCGATTCAACTTCTGAGAATAATTCCACTCAGAGGCGAACCCGGTTTGTTGGTGACTGAATGGGAAGGGGGCGTGGGGCGCAACCCACCCTGGAGGGTCAGGCTCGAATCATGTTTTGGACCTCCTTCTGTGCTTCCGGGGTGAACGGGAGTTCGACGGTGAACTCCGAGCCCTCTCCGGGCCGCGAGTGGACGCGGATGGTGCCGCCGTGGGCCTCCACGAGCTGCCGGACGATGTAGAGGCCCAGTCCGAAGCCCGGCGCGCGGCTGTCCGTCGTGACCCGCTCGAAGCGGGTGAACAGGCGCTGCTGGGCGTCCGGGGGAATGCCGACCCCGTGGTCCCGCACCGACATGCGGACCCGGTGTGTGCCCTCATCCACATCCACCCGCACCTCCACGGGCTGGCCCCGGCCGAACTTGAGGGCGTTGCTGAGCAGGTTGGTGAGGACGCGGTCCAGGCGCTGGCGGTCCCAGCGGCCGGTGGAGCCGGTGTGGGCGTGGACGGTGAGGGCGCAGCCGGCGGCGGCGGCCTGGTCCTCGTGGCGGGTGGCCACCTCGTGCGCCAGCTCCGCCAGGTCCATGGACTGCGACTGGAGCACCAGCCGGCCGCCGGACAGCCGCGACAGGTCCAGCAGGTTGTGCACCAGCTGGCCCAGGCGCTTCGTCTCGTCCTCGGCCAGGAGCAGGCCCTCGCGCAGGCGCGAGTCCTCGCCGTGCGCGGGCGCGCACTGCAGGCGCATGCGGCGCAGGCGCAGCTGCAGCGAGCTCAGCGGGGTGCCCAGGTCGTGCGCCGCCACGCCGATGAGCTCCAGCGCGTTCTGCGTCGCCGCCATCAGGCGGGCGTTGTCCAGCGCCAGCGCGGCGCGCGCGGACAGCTCCTCCAGGAAGGCCTGGTCCACCGCGCCGTAGTGGCGGTGCGGTCGGGTGGACAGCAGACACAGCGCGCCCAGCACGCGGTCATCCACCACGAGCGGCACGCTCAGCGCGGAGCGCACGCCCAGGGCGCGCCACAGCTCCGCGCAGGTGCTGCCGCTCACGGAGGACGGCAGCCGGTCCGCGTCCACCTCCGCGAAGCGCTCGGCGCGGCCGGTGTGGACGACGCGCGCGGGGCCGGGCTCCTCCGGCGACGGCCGGCGCATCAGCGGCTCCCACAGCCGCGCCTGGGTGGCCGCGTCCGCGCACGCCACCGCGCCGGGGCGCACGTCGCCGCTGCCGTCCGGCAGGTAGAGCACGCACGCGTCGGCGATCTCCGGCACGCACAGGCGGGTGAGCGCGGCGGCCAGCTCCTTGGCGCCGGCCTGCGGCTGGAGCACGCGGCCGGCCTCCGCGAGCAGCGCCTGCATGCGCTCGGTGCGCTTGCGCTCGGTGATGTCGCGCGTCACCTCCGCGAAGCCCTGCAGCGTGCCGCACTCCGCGTACAGCGCGGTGAGCAGCGTCTCCGCCCAGAAGCGCGAGCCGTCCTTGCGCAGCCGCCAGCCCTCGGACTGGAGGCGCCGCTCGCGCGCGGCCCGCTCGCGGTGGGACGCGGGCATCCCGCGCGCCACCACGTCCGGCACGTGCAGCACCTCCACGTGCTGGCCCACGATGTCGGAGGACGTCCAGCCGGTGAGCCGCTCCGCGCCCGTGCTCCAGCAGGACACCTTTCCGTCCGGCTCCAGGAAGCACAGCGCGTAGTCGCTCACGCCATCCATGAACAGGTGCAGCCGCTGTTCGCTCTGCAG
This genomic interval carries:
- a CDS encoding FIST signal transduction protein — its product is MAHVKMQTARSTLTDPVAVAEDLLRQLHGPAPKLVTLFASRQRDQRALNRAVRERLPKDTRLVGATTAGELDNNGIHENSVVLGALSGDFEVGLGLGSGLTGDAIAAGAMAIKRACEELGVRQQDLDARRYVGLVIDDGFRYKKEELLLGILEKNQTLVLVGGGASDSETDPARQSALIHVDGEVAGDGVLVALFKTNAPWAALRSHWYVPTGERLTITKVDETHTRALEIDGKPAARRYADILGVENIADLEFGRPGGFALRPTALKVGREYFIRAAWRPLEDGSILFANLLEEGSELDLMKAGDLAGMTRDFFQEELPRRVQNPQAALLFHCSGRMWYAQAQGQIPKLSESLKLAPSAAGMNVQFEIYSGFHINTTLTVLAFGSN
- a CDS encoding ATP-binding protein — translated: MSTAHTLTVEDGAFFHHASDILSGLLGLGALVALVMVLRNALGPMHAERLQSEQRLHLFMDGVSDYALCFLEPDGKVSCWSTGAERLTGWTSSDIVGQHVEVLHVPDVVARGMPASHRERAARERRLQSEGWRLRKDGSRFWAETLLTALYAECGTLQGFAEVTRDITERKRTERMQALLAEAGRVLQPQAGAKELAAALTRLCVPEIADACVLYLPDGSGDVRPGAVACADAATQARLWEPLMRRPSPEEPGPARVVHTGRAERFAEVDADRLPSSVSGSTCAELWRALGVRSALSVPLVVDDRVLGALCLLSTRPHRHYGAVDQAFLEELSARAALALDNARLMAATQNALELIGVAAHDLGTPLSSLQLRLRRMRLQCAPAHGEDSRLREGLLLAEDETKRLGQLVHNLLDLSRLSGGRLVLQSQSMDLAELAHEVATRHEDQAAAAGCALTVHAHTGSTGRWDRQRLDRVLTNLLSNALKFGRGQPVEVRVDVDEGTHRVRMSVRDHGVGIPPDAQQRLFTRFERVTTDSRAPGFGLGLYIVRQLVEAHGGTIRVHSRPGEGSEFTVELPFTPEAQKEVQNMIRA
- a CDS encoding cytochrome C: MAGRASLVATLASLTVACGGPESAEAVAPSVQEPELAVQGEALSLGDLLGGGNGGSSSAPVGLALEVDNGKGVPIKVKAGQTFWVNQIDLRASITASKDEGVDGLRQNSDFLVIGWNGVRLADQEFVGLANADGTFTRRRFYRDAAWMKAPSLFTVEPVDALGLLTGAPVLLNIGTDDTRRTETDDFFIRRMRAIQWTRDCRSLTDCDGARAYEEEALVELRNAYAHAKKQTLTFNSRTVGLRLRWSLRPFAPYYIPVTQVSKPEYDYGFAIDIKPLTAPRKDGTYAPGSDVTFQMTLKDGKGKALHKPGRLPTYNEVAPPGAPGSPAGIQYYQAFFNPTTTYYRRKHQERMMMTQLIGPAQDIQPIRSIVDLEAFLDDSQDVQTIATPARDGVYAQFMTFPPANKLFGGAFFPTEGRWDAPVSDTWTYHLPADAKPGTYLVTAKARRAYMGEDRPASRTIEIQVGTKTHTDAVLTTGPCNTCHSKGGELSEVLHANDNRAACASCHAPLGFELEGPIFVRTHFIHSRSNRFDAPLEKCTSCHLKQETTQRTSKAACLSCHKSYPDSHVAKFGPIESMYVGGGRESFQQCTGSCHKTHPGSGF